The following proteins are co-located in the Spirosoma montaniterrae genome:
- a CDS encoding DUF1501 domain-containing protein, protein MDIQDQLHDQLSRRNFLGQASAGIGTMALASLLNPTTLFGGTGSSDNPAVGKPHFAPKVKRVIYLFQSGAPSQLELFDYKPKLEAMWGQDLPESVRKGQRLTGMTAGQSKFPLAASKYKFAKYGPGQMTISELLPHTARMAGDLSFIRSMHTEAINHDPAVTFFQTGNQQAGRPSFGSWISYGLGSDNQNLPAFVVLLSKGRNGDQPLYAKLWSNGFLSSVHQGVVFRSGPDPVYYLNNPPGIDKASRRRMLDYLTKLHQEQFKHVLDPEINNRMAQYEMAYRMQTSVPETLDISKEPDYIFDMYGPDSRKPGTFAANCLLARKLVEKDVKFVQLYHQGWDQHGNLPNDIKIQTKSVDQPSAALIADLKQRGLLDDTLVIWGGEFGRGAYSQGKLTRDNYGRDHHPRAFTIWMAGAGVKKGVVYGETDDFGYNVIKDPVHVHDFQATVLHLMGIDHEKLTFKSQGRRYRLTDVHGKVIKPLLA, encoded by the coding sequence ATGGACATTCAGGATCAACTACACGACCAGCTTAGTCGCCGAAATTTTCTTGGTCAGGCGAGCGCGGGCATTGGCACTATGGCACTGGCGTCGCTGCTGAACCCGACGACTTTATTCGGCGGTACAGGCTCGTCTGATAATCCGGCTGTGGGAAAGCCGCACTTTGCTCCAAAGGTCAAGCGCGTGATTTACCTGTTTCAGAGCGGGGCACCGAGCCAGTTGGAATTGTTTGATTACAAGCCGAAACTCGAAGCCATGTGGGGGCAGGATTTGCCCGAATCCGTTCGGAAAGGGCAGCGGCTTACGGGTATGACCGCCGGGCAAAGCAAGTTTCCGCTGGCAGCATCGAAATACAAGTTCGCCAAATACGGTCCCGGTCAGATGACGATCAGCGAATTGCTGCCGCACACGGCACGCATGGCGGGCGACCTGTCGTTTATCCGGTCGATGCATACCGAAGCCATTAATCACGATCCTGCCGTTACGTTTTTTCAGACCGGCAATCAGCAGGCCGGTCGGCCCAGTTTCGGGTCCTGGATCAGTTACGGCCTCGGCTCCGACAACCAGAATCTGCCTGCGTTTGTGGTGCTGCTGAGCAAGGGGCGCAACGGCGATCAGCCGCTTTATGCCAAATTGTGGAGTAACGGCTTTCTGTCGTCGGTACATCAGGGCGTGGTATTTCGGTCGGGTCCCGACCCGGTTTACTACCTCAATAATCCACCTGGTATCGACAAAGCCAGCCGACGCCGGATGCTCGATTACCTGACCAAACTGCATCAGGAGCAGTTTAAACACGTACTCGACCCGGAGATCAACAACCGTATGGCGCAGTATGAGATGGCGTACCGGATGCAAACATCAGTCCCCGAAACGCTCGACATCTCGAAAGAGCCGGATTACATTTTTGATATGTACGGCCCCGACAGCCGCAAACCCGGTACCTTTGCTGCCAACTGCCTGCTGGCCCGCAAACTGGTTGAAAAAGACGTAAAATTCGTGCAGTTATACCATCAGGGATGGGATCAGCACGGTAATCTGCCCAACGACATCAAGATTCAGACCAAGAGCGTCGATCAGCCGTCGGCAGCACTTATTGCCGACCTGAAACAACGCGGTTTATTAGATGATACGCTTGTGATTTGGGGGGGTGAATTTGGCCGGGGAGCCTACTCACAGGGCAAACTCACCCGCGACAATTATGGCCGCGACCATCATCCGCGCGCGTTTACGATCTGGATGGCCGGAGCGGGCGTGAAAAAAGGTGTAGTGTATGGCGAAACCGATGATTTCGGTTATAACGTTATCAAAGACCCGGTTCACGTGCATGATTTTCAGGCTACAGTGCTCCATCTGATGGGCATCGATCACGAAAAACTGACCTTTAAAAGCCAGGGACGACGCTACCGCCTGACCGATGTGCATGGCAAAGTGATCAAGCCGCTGCTGGCGTAA
- a CDS encoding Uma2 family endonuclease, whose protein sequence is MEATVVNVPAITHDLAEDELLRMPATWDDYFQVLDEADSTVTVQFLDGEIIMSQASRAHESLVIVLGTLLSMHFIGKPAYDVLGSNVKIVIPNRAGDVNADVSVVKEPVLYGETPNGNVSDMRIKNPEIVVEVLSKSTRKFDLEEKLSYYKLIPSLQYILFVDQYRPFASVYARTPVPDEWLNHDYRTLDAVVRMGDVELPMTHIYRKITVTK, encoded by the coding sequence ATGGAAGCCACTGTAGTTAACGTACCAGCTATTACACACGACCTCGCCGAAGACGAACTGCTACGCATGCCCGCTACCTGGGACGATTATTTTCAGGTGCTCGATGAGGCAGACTCAACCGTAACTGTTCAATTTTTAGATGGCGAAATTATTATGAGTCAGGCCTCGCGCGCGCATGAGAGTTTAGTCATTGTTTTGGGAACATTATTGTCCATGCACTTCATTGGTAAACCAGCATATGATGTGCTGGGCAGTAATGTGAAAATTGTTATCCCGAACCGGGCAGGTGATGTAAATGCCGATGTTTCTGTTGTGAAAGAACCTGTTCTGTATGGCGAAACGCCCAATGGCAACGTATCGGACATGCGAATCAAAAATCCAGAAATCGTTGTCGAAGTTCTGTCGAAAAGTACACGCAAATTTGATCTGGAAGAAAAACTATCCTACTACAAACTGATTCCGTCGCTGCAATACATTCTTTTCGTTGATCAATACCGGCCCTTCGCATCGGTGTACGCCCGAACGCCCGTACCAGACGAGTGGCTGAATCACGACTACCGGACACTCGACGCTGTTGTGCGTATGGGCGACGTAGAGTTACCGATGACACACATCTACCGCAAAATCACCGTCACGAAGTAA